A single Triticum dicoccoides isolate Atlit2015 ecotype Zavitan chromosome 2A, WEW_v2.0, whole genome shotgun sequence DNA region contains:
- the LOC119352023 gene encoding polygalacturonase inhibitor-like yields MRASSLGRCATVALAVLLAAVAAAAPAARTKNECHAGDKAALLAIKAGFGNASYFQSWTPDNPCCEWISVFCDLSASPYTLRRVVAVSFLRDASLVGPLPGASVARLTALQQLVLIHVPGVNGTLPRDLARLSNLNFIDVSYTGISGPVPPFLSRLTKLTYLRLSFNSLTGPIPASLADVPNLSFLDLGGNRLKGTIPHLLLGRTNDTAYLSLSHNNLTGGVPADLAAVRFSSLDLSHNALAGEASVLFGLNKSLEKLDLSRNSFSFNLSAVTLPSQLGMLDISHNDVYGVLPPQVATLQYLNVSYNRLSGRVPIGGNMDRFDQYCFQHNKGLCGTPLPPCK; encoded by the coding sequence ATGCGCGCCTCATCACTCGGACGCTGCGCCACCGTGGCACTCGCCGTGCTCCTCGCCGCAGTAGCGGCTGCGGCTCCGGCAGCACGGACGAAGAACGAATGCCACGCCGGCGACAAGGCGGCGCTGCTGGCCATCAAGGCGGGCTTCGGCAACGCCTCCTACTTCCAGTCGTGGACTCCGGACAACCCCTGCTGCGAGTGGATCAGCGTCTTCTGCGACCTCTCCGCCTCCCCGTACACCTTACGCCGCGTGGTGGCCGTCTCCTTCCTCCGCGACGCCAGCCTCGTGGGGCCCTTGCCCGGCGCCTCCGTCGCCCGCCTCACCGCGCTGCAGCAGCTCGTCCTCATCCACGTGCCGGGCGTGAACGGCACGCTCCCGCGCGACCTCGCCCGGCTTTCCAACCTCAACTTCATCGACGTCTCCTACACGGGCATATCCGGCCCCGTGCCTCCGTTCCTGTCGAGGCTCACCAAGCTCACCTACCTCAGGCTCTCCTTCAACTCGCTCACGGGCCCCATCCCGGCGTCGCTCGCCGacgtccccaacctctccttcctcgACCTCGGCGGCAACCGCCTCAAGGGGACCATACCGCATCTCCTCCTCGGCAGGACCAACGACACGGCCTACCTCAGCCTCTCCCACAACAACCTCACCGGCGGCGTCCCCGCCGACTTGGCCGCCGTGAGGTTCTCAAGCCTCGACCTGTCGCACAACGCCCTCGCCGGCGAGGCCTCGGTCCTGTTCGGCCTGAACAAGTCGCTGGAGAAGCTGGACCTGTCGCGCAACTCCTTCAGCTTCAACCTCTCTGCAGTGACGCTGCCGTCGCAGCTCGGCATGCTGGACATCAGCCACAACGACGTCTACGGTGTGCTGCCCCCGCAGGTGGCCACGCTGCAGTACTTGAACGTCAGCTACAACCGCCTCAGCGGCAGAGTGCCCATCGGCGGCAACATGGATCGGTTTGATCAGTACTGCTTCCAGCACAACAAGGGACTGTGTGGGACTCCACTTCCTCCCTGCAAGTGA